One segment of Haloplanus natans DSM 17983 DNA contains the following:
- a CDS encoding response regulator, which translates to MSRERDESGQYVEEVTPERVLKVFEESDAPVLTANEVAEWLDCSRSAAYNKLEMLVDNEQLEKKKVGARAVVYIWMDKV; encoded by the coding sequence ATGTCCCGCGAGCGCGATGAATCCGGTCAATACGTGGAGGAGGTCACGCCCGAGCGTGTCCTGAAGGTCTTTGAGGAGTCTGATGCTCCTGTGCTGACGGCAAACGAAGTGGCGGAGTGGTTGGACTGCTCGCGTTCAGCCGCGTACAACAAACTGGAGATGCTGGTTGATAACGAGCAGTTAGAAAAGAAAAAAGTCGGAGCGCGGGCGGTAGTCTACATCTGGATGGATAAGGTGTAG
- a CDS encoding DUF7837 family putative zinc-binding protein, with protein sequence MTSDTPNHGRCPECDEDISAAYVLVEYEKEDGTTGVWAECPACDDVVSPE encoded by the coding sequence ATGACCAGCGATACTCCGAACCACGGGCGATGTCCGGAGTGTGATGAGGACATTTCTGCCGCATACGTCTTGGTCGAATACGAGAAAGAAGACGGGACGACTGGTGTCTGGGCAGAGTGTCCAGCCTGCGACGATGTCGTGAGTCCTGAGTGA
- a CDS encoding PhlB family protein — protein sequence MSLRTALTRLLGDAGPTIIVECRQCGMTVTPETETCPECGATEFCWYEIPE from the coding sequence ATGAGCCTTCGGACAGCACTCACTCGACTACTCGGCGATGCCGGGCCAACGATCATCGTCGAGTGCCGTCAATGCGGGATGACGGTTACACCCGAGACGGAAACCTGTCCCGAGTGCGGTGCGACCGAGTTCTGCTGGTACGAGATTCCGGAATAG
- a CDS encoding DUF5785 family protein: MDWPHDPDGEEGSEGGRKYGHAVIAKKVDEDEDFPLDVAAFVDEYGDDPVRIDHETVVSLRDIFEGVDAEEFADFVEMHRALGEAMRANGYWFYEGADAFVGDA; encoded by the coding sequence ATGGACTGGCCACACGACCCGGACGGCGAGGAGGGAAGCGAGGGCGGCCGCAAGTACGGCCACGCCGTCATCGCGAAGAAGGTGGACGAGGACGAGGATTTCCCCCTCGACGTCGCGGCGTTCGTCGACGAGTACGGCGACGACCCCGTTCGAATCGACCACGAGACAGTCGTCTCGCTACGGGATATCTTCGAGGGCGTCGACGCCGAGGAGTTCGCGGACTTCGTCGAGATGCATCGGGCGCTGGGTGAGGCGATGCGGGCGAACGGCTACTGGTTCTACGAGGGTGCCGACGCGTTCGTCGGCGACGCCTGA
- a CDS encoding tyrosine-type recombinase/integrase, with protein MSDRESVEGVVLISEPALNALTERQQISYREHRRKYVKWLVENYAEDTRKVYASILDQLHRYIWVNEGGFTTDITHDHADDFLTKRKESDEDYSTSYLDNIKLAIKSYFEWKGDPWDTDIKIEGGKSGVSQPKDYLTKPERQMIRDAVLEYGSVPSYAALTPEKRREWKIHLAQRFGKAVRDIGQDDWERANGFKYVSIVNVSLDGGLRPVEVGRATVDWVDLDNCVLRIPEDESSKNTDNWRVSLTETTTEYLARWLEERELYDKYDDTDALWLTRHGNPYRSKSLNLLLDNLREIAGIERDLTWYALRHSTGTYVTQERGLAATQAQLRHKRKQTTMRYDQAPPEDRQDALEDIG; from the coding sequence ATGTCTGACCGGGAATCAGTTGAAGGTGTCGTTCTTATTAGCGAGCCAGCCCTCAACGCACTGACTGAGCGCCAACAGATCTCCTACCGGGAACACCGCCGCAAATATGTAAAATGGCTGGTTGAAAACTACGCCGAAGACACCCGGAAGGTCTACGCCAGTATCCTTGATCAACTCCACCGCTACATCTGGGTCAACGAGGGTGGGTTCACGACCGACATCACCCACGACCACGCCGACGACTTCCTCACCAAACGGAAAGAGAGCGACGAGGACTACTCCACCTCGTATCTCGACAACATCAAGCTCGCCATCAAATCCTACTTCGAGTGGAAAGGCGATCCGTGGGATACCGACATCAAGATTGAAGGCGGAAAGTCGGGCGTCTCACAGCCGAAGGACTACCTGACTAAACCGGAGCGCCAGATGATCAGGGATGCTGTCCTCGAATACGGAAGCGTCCCGTCCTACGCCGCCCTCACTCCAGAGAAACGACGAGAGTGGAAGATACACCTCGCGCAACGCTTCGGGAAGGCGGTGAGAGACATCGGTCAGGACGACTGGGAACGGGCGAACGGCTTCAAATACGTCTCTATCGTCAACGTATCCCTCGACGGTGGACTCCGCCCGGTCGAAGTCGGTCGCGCAACCGTCGATTGGGTCGATCTCGACAACTGCGTTCTCCGGATACCCGAGGACGAATCGTCGAAGAACACCGATAACTGGCGCGTGAGCCTCACCGAGACGACGACGGAGTATCTCGCCCGGTGGTTGGAAGAACGCGAGCTGTACGACAAATACGACGACACGGACGCCCTCTGGCTGACTCGCCACGGCAATCCCTATCGGTCGAAATCGCTCAATCTGCTCCTCGATAACCTGCGCGAGATAGCCGGGATCGAGCGCGATCTGACGTGGTACGCGCTTCGCCATTCCACCGGGACGTATGTGACGCAGGAGCGGGGACTCGCCGCGACGCAGGCGCAACTCCGTCACAAGCGAAAGCAGACGACGATGCGCTACGACCAAGCGCCACCGGAAGATCGGCAAGACGCGCTTGAAGACATCGGGTAG